The following are from one region of the Arachis duranensis cultivar V14167 chromosome 10, aradu.V14167.gnm2.J7QH, whole genome shotgun sequence genome:
- the LOC107471940 gene encoding F-box protein At3g54460, which produces MKEETEKTKMSAGDSFANHKLCGFLCAVLRVTPPIRSEGYSSTSSFNDQCEIFGDGFRSRNGVVLCPLGTGSDSGQCEGGESISSGGSGGSSSKGRRMSKVGMVNGSISVVHQLHALVSRNCITSDARVVWVEVGEGKEVRAVVLIDVYLTIELWSGWQFPRSGPVAGAFFSHLSCDWDKRSSILSDPDYFMKTFGTSDNIWNLSDCHVLGCKLHYGASDSSKKRLFELHEIFKMVPGVGKQQKSNNSRIAPIDNAFGSGIWEISDDILTKILACLGPMDLTRVSATCRHLRSLAASVMPCTKLNLFPHQQTAVEWMLHRERNFEQLLHPLYIALLTEDGFSFHVNTVSGEIISEETPTIRDFRGGMFCDEPGLGKTVTTLSLIVKTQGTLADPPDGAEVIWCQHNGNQKCGYYEISGNNITGFCVLGKRDVAQDTSKNNENHDYSSKRARLMNPAGKITTQNDVISAEAMKSPVDASFEESVPASRSTRSLSCVKKKLNLSFEDEDLIFKERRVGMRSHKRNHESDIASCVPPNKLVNASYGRGKSSKLRGNPKVDCLESKDTWIQCDACHKWRKVADNIMANSSAAWFCSMNTDPSYQSCSVPEQHFQNSCKITYLPGFHLKGTLGGLEQNISFFISVLKEHCTLLNSQSKKALTWLVKLSADQIAGMETHGIRGPILNSCSTSNGYFNAFHKIFQAFGLVKRVEKGICKWYYPQNLSNLTFDVKALGMALREPLDFVRLYLSRATLIVVPANLVDHWKTQIEKHVTPGQLRVYVCVDQRKPSAHCLAWDYDVVITTFSRLSAEWNPRKRSVLMQVHWFRIILDEGHTLGSSLNLTNKLQMAISMMASNRWILTGTPTPNTPNSQLPHLQPLLRFLHEEAYGLNQKSWEAGILRPFEAEMEEGRSRLLHLIQKCMISERKVDLQNIPPCIKKVVYVDFSEEHARSYNELVLTVRRNILMADWNDPSHVESLLNPKQWKFRSATIKNVRLSCCVAGHIKVTHAGEDIQETMDILAQSGLDATSAEYSSIRYSLLFGGNCVRCKEWCRLPLITPCRHLLCLDCVSLDNMKCTYPGCGKAYEMESPDSLARPENPNPKWPVPKDLIELQPSYKQDDWDPDWQSTSSSKVSYLVQRLKALQESNEEMGFCKAKSNHELDTENSSPMHMRDGGSLFQECSIRSTMTNMKPDKVLIFSQFLEHIHVIEQQLTIAGIKYAGMYSPMHSSSKKKSLATFQHDSSCMALVMDGSAALGLDLSFVTHVFLMEPIWDRSMEEQVISRAHRMGASRPIHVETLAMRGTIEEQMVEYLQDADKCRRFPSQDTPKSVDDSGGRGHRSLHDFAESSYLLKLKFVYTNPETLKGV; this is translated from the exons ATGAAGGAGGAaacagaaaaaacaaaaatgtcCGCGGGCGATTCCTTCGCGAACCATAAGCTATGCGGTTTCCTCTGTGCCGTTCTCAGAGTCACTCCTCCAATTCGATCTGAAGGATATAGTTCCACTTCTTCGTTCAACGACCAATGCGAGATCTTCGGCGACGGTTTCCGGTCCCGGAATGGCGTCGTTTTGTGTCCGTTGGGGACTGGTTCGGATTCAGGACAATGCGAAGGAGGAGAGAGTATTAGCAGTGGTGGTAGCGGCGGATCCTCTTCGAAAGGGAGGAGGATGAGTAAGGTTGGGATGGTGAATGGGAGCATTAGCGTGGTTCACCAGCTTCACGCTCTGGTGAGCCGCAACTGCATCACGAGTGATGCTCGAGTGGTGTGGGTGGAGGTCGGAGAAGGGAAGGAGGTGAGGGCGGTGGTGCTCATCGATGTCTACCTCACAATTGAGCTCTGGAGTGGCTGGCAGTTCCCGCGGTCGGGGCCGGTTGCCGGCGCTTTCTTTAGCCACCTGAG CTGTGATTGGGACAAGAGAAGTTCAATACTTTCTGATCCAGACTATTTTATGAAGACTTTTGGGACAAGCGACAACATCTGGAACCTTTCTGACTGTCATGTACTTGGTTGCAAGCTCCATTATGGTGCAAGTGATTCTTCAAAGAAAAGACTATTTGAACTTCATGAAATATTTAAGATGGTACCTGGTGTTGGAAAACAGCAGAAATCTAACAATTCAAGGATAGCACCTATTGATAATGCTTTCGGATCTGGGATTTGGGAGATATCTGATGATATTTTAACCAAAATTTTAGCTTGCCTTGGTCCAATGGACCTCACTAGGGTATCTGCAACGTGTCGACATCTCAGATCCTTGGCTGCTTCAGTAATGCCTTGTACAAAGTTAAATCTCTTTCCTCATCAGCAGACTGCAGTTGAGTGGATGTTGCATCGTGAGCGAAATTTTGAACAATTGCTACATCCCTTATATATTGCTCTCTTAACTGAAGATGGCTTTAGTTTCCACGTGAATACTGTATCTGGGGAAATAATTTCTGAGGAAACTCCCACCATCAGAGATTTTCGCGGAGGGATGTTTTGTGATGAGCCTGGCTTGGGTAAGACTGTAACAACACTTTCTCTTATTGTGAAGACACAAGGTACTCTGGCAGATCCACCAGACGGGGCAGAAGTAATCTGGTGTCAACATAATGGTAACCAGAAATGTGGTTATTATGAGATCAGTGGTAATAATATAACTGGTTTTTGTGTGTTGGGTAAGAGGGATGTGGCCCAAGATACTAGTAAGAATAATGAGAACCATGACTACTCCTCAAAAAGAGCCAGATTGATGAATCCTGCTGGGAAAATTACTACACAAAATGACGTAATTTCTGCAGAAGCTATGAAATCGCCTGTAGATGCATCCTTTGAAGAATCGGTGCCTGCCAGTCGAAGCACTAGGAGTCTCAGTTGCGTCAAGAAAAAACTGAATCTCTCCTTTGAAGATGAAGACTTGATTTTCAAGGAAAGAAGAGTTGGTATGAGATCACATAAAAGAAATCACGAATCAGATATTGCATCATGTGTACCACCAAATAAACTAGTTAATGCTTCATATGGACGTGGGAAAAGTTCCAAGTTGCGTGGGAATCCTAAAGTTGATTGTTTGGAGTCCAAGGATACATGGATTCAGTGCGATGCATGTCACAAATGGCGAAAGGTTGCAGATAATATTATGGCTAATTCTAGTGCAGCATGGTTTTGTAGTATGAACACTGACCCTTCATATCAGAGTTGTAGTGTCCCAGAACAACATTTCCAGAATAGCTGTAAGATAACATACTTGCCAGGATTTCACTTGAAAGGAACTCTTGGGGGTTTGGAACAAAATATTTCCTTTTTCATTAGTGTTCTTAAGGAGCACTGTACATTGCTGAATTCTCAATCAAAGAAGGCTCTGACTTGGTTGGTTAAACTTTCAGCAGATCAGATTGCAGGAATGGAAACACATGGCATACGGGGGCCCATTTTGAACTCCTGTAGTACATCTAATGGATATTTTAATGCATTCCACAAAATATTTCAAGCATTTGGCCTTGTAAAGAGAGTAGAGAAAGGTATATGCAAGTGGTACTACCCACAAAATCTTAGCAATTTGACTTTTGATGTGAAAGCACTTGGCATGGCTCTACGTGAGCCATTAGATTTTGTGAGGCTGTACTTGTCAAGAGCAACCCTCATAGTTGTTCCAGCAAATCTGGTTGATCATTGGAAAACACAAATAGAGAAGCATGTAACTCCTGGTCAATTGCGGGTGTATGTTTGCGTTGATCAGCGGAAGCCATCTGCACACTGTTTAGCTTGGGATTATGATGTTGTTATAACTACCTTTAGCCGTTTAAGTGCAGAGTGGAACCCACGTAAGAGGAGTGTTTTGATGCAAGTACATTGGTTTAGGATAATTTTAGATGAAGGTCACACTCTTGGCTCAAGCCTGAACTTAACAAACAAGTTGCAAATGGCTATTTCAATGATGGCTTCAAATCGTTGGATACTAACAGGTACTCCAACACCTAACACCCCTAACAGCCAACTCCCACATCTACAACCTCTGCTAAGGTTCCTTCATGAAGAAGCTTATGGACTGAATCAGAAGTCGTGGGAAGCTGGCATCCTTAGGCCATTTGAGGCAGAGATGGAGGAAGGAAGGTCGCGCCTGTTGCATTTAATTCAGAAGTGCATGATTAGTGAAAGAAAGGTAGACTTGCAAAACATTCCGCCATGCATTAAGAAAGTTGTTTATGTGGATTTCAGTGAGGAACATGCTAGAAGTTACAATGAATTGGTACTCACTGTTCGGCGTAATATATTGATGGCTGATTGGAATGACCCTTCACATGTTGAGAGTCTACTGAATCCAAAACAATGGAAATTTCGAAGTGCAACCATAAAGAATGTGAGGCTCTCTTGCTGTGTTGCTGGGCATATTAAAGTTACACATGCTGGAGAAGATATTCAGGAAACAATGGATATTTTAGCacaaagtggtcttgatgctaCTTCAGCAGAGTATAGCTCCATAAGATATAGTCTCCTATTTGGTGGTAATTGTGTCAG ATGCAAGGAGTGGTGCCGCCTTCCTCTCATTACACCTTGTCGCCATCTATTGTGCCTTGATTGTGTTTCTTTAGACAATATGAAGTGTACATACCCTGGATGTGGTAAAGCATACGAAATGGAGAGTCCTGATTCATTGGCCCGACCAGAAAATCCTAACCCAAAGTGGCCTGTGCCCAAAGATCTTATTGAGTTGCAGCCTTCGTATAAGCAG GATGATTGGGATCCTGATTGGCAATCAACTTCTAGTAGTAAAGTCTCCTATCTTGTCCAGAGGTTAAAAGCTTTGCAAGAAAGCAATGAAGAGATGGGTTTCTGCAAAGCCAAGAGCAATCATGAGCTTGATACTGAGAATAGCTCCCCTATGCATATGAGAGATGGTGGATCATTATTCCAGGAATGTTCTATAAGAAGCACTATGACCAATATGAAACCTGACAAAGTTTTGATATTTTCCCAGTTTCTGGAGCATATACATGTCATTGAACAGCAG TTGACCATTGCTGGTATCAAATATGCTGGAATGTATAGCCCAATGCATTCAAGCAGCAAG AAGAAGTCATTAGCCACATTCCAGCATGATTCAAGTTGTATGGCACTTGTGATGGATGGAAGCGCTGCATTGGGGCTTGACCTGAGTTTCGTTACGCATGTATTTTTGATGGAGCCAATTTGGGACAGAAG TATGGAGGAGCAAGTAATTAGCCGTGCCCATCGCATGGGTGCTTCTCGTCCTATTCATGTGGAAACCTTGGCAATGCGTGGTACCATTGAAGAACAAATGGTGGAGTATTTACAG GATGCTGATAAATGTAGAAGATTTCCTAGTCAAGATACTCCCAAATCTGTAGATGATAGTGGGGGACGAGGACACCGTTCATTACATGATTTTGCTGAAAGTAGTTATCTACTCAAACTTAAATTTGTATATACTAATCCAGAAACCCTAAAAG
- the LOC107471804 gene encoding uncharacterized protein LOC107471804, which produces MARDSVLTRVATGAAVGGAIGGAVGAVYGTYDAIRYKVPGALKIRHIGQTTLGSAAVFSLFLAAGSLIRSH; this is translated from the exons ATGGCTAGAGACAGCGTTCTCACCCGCGTAGCAACCGGAGCCGCCGTGGGCGGTGCTATCGGCGGCGCAGTCG GTGCTGTTTATGGGACATACGATGCGATTAGGTATAAG GTTCCTGGAGCCCTCAAGATAAGGCACATTGGACAGACAACTCTAGGAAGTGCAGCTGTATTTAGCTTGTTCCTTGCTGCAGGAAGCTTGATTCGTTCTCACTAA